In Isosphaera pallida ATCC 43644, the sequence GGGTGTACATCGCTGGACCCGACGTTGGTTGAGTTGGGTTCGCGGTTGACCCGCACTGCGGTCTGAGATGGTGTCATGGCACCCGGCCAATTCAACCTGAAGCTCCAGGCGCTCGACAATCATTGTCATTGCGTCGTTTTAGTTAGGACTGACTGTTGGAAGCAAGTCGCTCTTTCCCCTCACATCTCACTCATGGGAACGAACCGTTCGAGGTTGAGAATCACCGGAAACCAACCGTCGAAGGGTCGGGTTCGCCCTCAGGACCGTGAACAATCCGAGGGATTGTCAGGTCAGCCACGTGGAATGAAGAATCAGGCGAGGTGGCCAGAAAGGATCGAAGACAGAGAAGTCAGTTGGGCGTGTTGACTCTGTTTCGATGTTGACTGTGTTCTACACTTCAGCATCCCGACCAACCCCAACCCAACTGATCGTGCCTGGTTCGGGTCGGTCGGATTCGCGGTTTGAACAATGTTGGTGAACATGATGAACGACGGCCAAGTTCGACTGGGGACCAGCGGTTGGAACTATCCGGATTGGCGGGGTTCGTTTTACCCTGATGGTCTCAAGCCTGAGGAATATCTCGAGTTCTATGCCCGTCACTGGCCGACGGTGGAGGTTGATTGCAGTTTTTACGACATTCCCACCGCGGCGATGTTGAAGAGTTGGGATCGTCGCACGCCGGCGGGTTTTGGATTCACGCTCAAGGTGCCGCGGGTGATCACCCATGAGCGGAAGCTGGTGGATTGCTCGGGGGTGGTTGCGGCCTTTCTCAACGCGACCGACGCCTTGGGCGACAAACGTTGGTGCGCGCTGCTTCAGTTTGGTTATTTTCCGCCCACGGTGTTCGCCAACGTGCGGGAGTTTTTAGAGCGGTTGGGACCGTTCCTGGCCTCCTGGCCGGTGGAGCGGTGTCCAATCGCAGTGGAGGTCAGGAACGCAGGATGGATCAACGGGCGTTTGGGCAAGGTGTTGCGGGATCACCAAGCCGGCTTGGTGTTGAGCGACCACGTCGGCTTGCCGCCGCCCTGGGTGGTGGCCAACTGGTTCGACCCTGCCACGGGGCCGGTCACCCTATGCCGTTTGCTGGGAGATCGGGAGGGGATTGAACAGATCACCACCACCTGGGAGAAGCGGGTGCTGGATCGCTCCCCCGCGTTGGACGAGGTGGCCAAGGTGTTGGAGGGTTTGGCCGATCGCACCCGAGTTCTGATTTACGCTGCCAATCATTATGAAGGACATTCCCCCGAAACGCTGACCCGTCTGGCCCAGCGTCTTGGACCACGGGTGGCCGGTCCAGCGCCGTCCGACCAGCCTCCGCGTCGTTTGACCCTCTTCGAATGAGGCCAGCTAAGCGGCGCGCGGGGGCGGTTTCGGTTCGCTGAGGCCGTCGCGGTTCTTCAAGTGGAAATTGGGTGGGAAAAGTAGAAATTGGGTGGGAAAAACCAAAGGGGACTTGCCTTTTGCCGTGGAACACGAAATTCTCAAGGGGACGGATGCGGATCGACATCCCGATGAAATGATCAGCGTGGGTTGGATCAGTCATCGAGAGTCCTCCAGGCCGGGCTCCGTCATGCCCATCGACGCTGGTGGTCTCCGTCACGGTTCGGGTTGAAAGAAGCGGGAGCAACCAGCGCAAAAGGTAGGAGAGAACGTCTCCGGCAGTGCGATTCAAGGTGAGCAAATCAACGC encodes:
- a CDS encoding DUF72 domain-containing protein, encoding MMNDGQVRLGTSGWNYPDWRGSFYPDGLKPEEYLEFYARHWPTVEVDCSFYDIPTAAMLKSWDRRTPAGFGFTLKVPRVITHERKLVDCSGVVAAFLNATDALGDKRWCALLQFGYFPPTVFANVREFLERLGPFLASWPVERCPIAVEVRNAGWINGRLGKVLRDHQAGLVLSDHVGLPPPWVVANWFDPATGPVTLCRLLGDREGIEQITTTWEKRVLDRSPALDEVAKVLEGLADRTRVLIYAANHYEGHSPETLTRLAQRLGPRVAGPAPSDQPPRRLTLFE